A DNA window from Fodinibius sp. Rm-B-1B1-1 contains the following coding sequences:
- a CDS encoding M14 family zinc carboxypeptidase: MKVRSLILLLFAVTIFGNAYAQNPADAEASMEYYLPQDVEYDESIPTPQEVLGNVPGEWHVRHDQLLQYMHAVAEASDRVTLHKFGETYEDRDLVYLTITSPENQDNIDQIREEHVALTNPERSDELNTTDMPIVLYMGYSIHGDESSGSNASMLVAYHMAAAQGEQIEEKLQNSVVLLDPSLNPDGLSRFASWANTHKSENMVADPNSMELNQRWPSGRTNHYWFDLNRDWMLVQHPTSQGRIDNFHKWKPNILTDHHEMGTNSTFFFQPGIQSRTHPNTPEMNQSLTKAIADYHAEKLDQNDRLYYSQESFDDFYYGKGSTYPDINGSIGILFEQASSRGHAQESEHGVLKFPFTIKNQFLTSLSTWEASQNLREDILNYQRSFYQESKREGDQSDIEGYVFGSEHDNARTYHFAEMLKRHKVELYNLSQDITADGESFKSGSSYIIPSDQRQYRFVQSLFERRTTFTDSLFYDVSAWTMPYAFNLPFAELEGRDFSNNLLGEKVEGLPAEPKGTVLGGTSDYAYVFEWDEYYAPRAVNRLMEAGVRVKVASKPFTGVTSDGTQEFDYGSILVPMGPQKVDRNKIHNVIREAAEEDGLTIYSVGTGLTPKGIDLGSGSFEDLEKPEVAVLAGDGASSYEVGEVWHLLDQRFEMPPTLFPMDRLTHTDMGRYNVIVMVNGSYNNLSKQEVNRIKRWVQNGGTLITTKYANNWAERNDLANIKFLSEEDSSDSGEEVTPKPYADMSNARGAQYIGGTIFHTKLDLTHPLGYGYNDEDLTVFRNSTLFLEKAENPYATPLYYTEDPLASGYVSDENLDKLSGTAAIIVSDVGSGRVISMTDNPNFRAFWFGTNKLFMNAIFFGQTIDGGSGN; encoded by the coding sequence ATGAAAGTACGAAGCCTCATTTTGTTGCTCTTTGCAGTAACGATTTTCGGAAATGCTTACGCTCAAAATCCTGCTGATGCCGAGGCATCTATGGAATACTACCTGCCCCAGGATGTTGAGTATGATGAATCTATTCCAACGCCCCAAGAAGTGCTGGGGAATGTCCCCGGCGAATGGCACGTGCGTCATGATCAACTTTTGCAATACATGCATGCCGTGGCCGAAGCTTCTGATCGCGTGACCCTTCATAAGTTTGGAGAAACGTACGAAGACCGCGATTTGGTGTATCTGACGATCACTTCACCGGAGAATCAAGACAATATTGATCAGATTCGCGAAGAACATGTTGCGCTTACCAATCCCGAACGATCTGATGAGCTGAATACCACTGATATGCCTATCGTGTTGTATATGGGATATAGTATCCATGGCGATGAATCGAGTGGCTCAAATGCCTCGATGCTGGTAGCCTACCATATGGCAGCAGCACAAGGAGAACAGATTGAAGAGAAGCTTCAGAATAGTGTTGTTTTGCTCGACCCAAGTTTAAATCCCGATGGGCTAAGCCGATTTGCCAGCTGGGCGAACACGCACAAAAGTGAAAATATGGTTGCGGACCCCAATAGTATGGAACTCAACCAGCGCTGGCCCAGTGGACGTACCAATCATTATTGGTTTGATTTGAATCGTGATTGGATGTTGGTACAGCATCCCACAAGTCAGGGCCGCATCGATAATTTCCATAAATGGAAGCCCAATATTCTGACGGATCATCACGAAATGGGCACTAACTCTACATTCTTTTTCCAGCCGGGAATACAGTCCCGAACCCATCCCAATACGCCTGAGATGAACCAATCGCTTACGAAGGCTATTGCGGATTATCATGCAGAGAAGTTGGACCAAAACGATCGCCTGTATTACTCGCAAGAAAGTTTCGACGACTTTTATTATGGAAAGGGGTCAACCTATCCCGATATTAATGGTAGTATTGGTATTTTATTTGAGCAGGCCAGCTCACGGGGACATGCTCAGGAAAGTGAGCACGGCGTATTGAAATTTCCGTTCACGATTAAAAACCAGTTTTTGACTTCTCTTTCAACGTGGGAAGCTTCACAAAATCTGCGCGAAGATATTCTGAATTATCAGCGTAGCTTCTACCAGGAGTCAAAGCGCGAAGGTGATCAGTCAGATATTGAGGGATATGTATTTGGGTCCGAGCATGATAACGCGCGGACGTATCATTTTGCGGAAATGCTTAAGCGCCATAAGGTAGAACTATACAATTTGAGTCAAGATATAACGGCTGATGGAGAGTCATTCAAAAGCGGTTCCTCATATATTATTCCCTCCGACCAAAGGCAGTATCGATTTGTACAGTCATTATTTGAGCGTCGTACTACTTTTACCGATAGTCTTTTCTATGATGTATCGGCCTGGACAATGCCCTACGCTTTTAACTTGCCATTTGCTGAGCTCGAAGGTCGCGATTTCAGTAATAATTTGTTAGGCGAAAAGGTTGAAGGCTTACCTGCGGAACCCAAAGGAACGGTGTTGGGTGGTACCAGTGATTATGCGTATGTGTTTGAATGGGATGAGTATTATGCCCCACGCGCAGTTAATCGATTAATGGAGGCGGGCGTTCGTGTGAAGGTGGCCTCGAAACCATTTACTGGCGTTACCAGCGACGGAACTCAAGAGTTTGATTATGGAAGTATTTTGGTTCCCATGGGCCCGCAAAAAGTTGACCGCAATAAGATCCATAATGTTATTCGCGAAGCGGCCGAGGAGGATGGATTAACGATATATTCTGTAGGAACAGGATTAACGCCCAAAGGTATTGATTTGGGAAGTGGTTCGTTCGAAGATCTCGAAAAGCCAGAGGTTGCCGTACTTGCTGGCGATGGCGCCAGTTCGTATGAGGTTGGCGAAGTATGGCACTTGCTTGATCAACGGTTTGAAATGCCGCCTACCCTTTTCCCCATGGATCGATTAACCCATACCGACATGGGTAGGTATAATGTGATTGTAATGGTAAATGGAAGTTATAATAACTTATCAAAACAGGAGGTAAACAGAATCAAACGGTGGGTTCAAAATGGTGGCACGCTGATTACAACAAAGTATGCCAATAACTGGGCGGAACGTAATGACTTGGCAAATATCAAATTTTTGTCTGAGGAGGATAGCTCAGATTCAGGTGAAGAGGTTACGCCCAAGCCGTATGCTGATATGAGTAATGCTCGCGGCGCGCAGTATATCGGCGGAACCATATTTCATACCAAGCTCGACCTCACACATCCTCTTGGGTATGGATATAATGACGAAGACCTAACGGTGTTTAGAAATAGTACACTCTTTTTAGAGAAAGCAGAAAATCCATACGCAACGCCATTGTATTATACCGAGGATCCGCTGGCCAGTGGCTATGTTTCAGATGAAAATCTGGATAAACTTTCAGGAACGGCGGCTATTATTGTAAGTGATGTGGGTAGTGGACGTGTAATTTCCATGACGGATAACCCCAACTTTAGGGCATTCTGGTTTGGTACGAACAAGCTGTTTATGAATGCCATCTTTTTTGGTCAAACGATTGATGGTGGGTCTGGCAATTAA
- a CDS encoding Nramp family divalent metal transporter: protein MAQSNEKDSEQVTSDKTKDKWHGLKQSLGPGLLMAAAAIGVSHLVQSTRAGATYGFALVWAVILANFFKYPFLEYGPRYAIATGESMIEGYNRLGKWAIGIFVIFTLGTMFAVQAAVTIVSASLAAELTGIALSPLVWSAILLSICILLLISGQYSALDGAIKLIMVVLAVSTVVALGAALFQGGQYEVTNYYPSIWNVAGVSFLIALMGWMPIPIDAAAWHSLWTLEREKQTQYRPKLKESLLDFNIGYIGAALLALGFLLLGAIVMYGSGADYASSGSVFAGQLLSLYTESLGDWLYPVIIICAFTTMFSTTLTVTDAYPRVCRRMIEVLLPESIEQKDSLPIYRVLIVIISLFSLGVLYFLGDSFTLMVDLATTLSFLTAPVLAYLNYKLVTADHMPDDCRPQPWLKWLSWSGMVFLTGFALVYLYWIILL, encoded by the coding sequence ATGGCTCAATCAAATGAAAAAGATTCGGAACAGGTTACATCAGACAAAACCAAAGACAAGTGGCATGGACTTAAACAAAGCTTAGGGCCGGGCTTACTCATGGCCGCCGCTGCCATTGGGGTTTCGCATCTCGTACAATCGACCCGTGCCGGTGCCACCTATGGTTTTGCTCTGGTTTGGGCTGTTATTTTAGCCAACTTTTTTAAATACCCCTTTTTGGAATACGGTCCTCGTTACGCTATTGCTACTGGCGAAAGCATGATTGAAGGTTATAACCGGCTCGGTAAATGGGCCATTGGTATTTTTGTGATTTTTACGCTGGGAACGATGTTTGCCGTACAAGCCGCCGTCACTATTGTCAGTGCCAGCCTGGCGGCCGAGCTTACTGGTATTGCTCTTTCTCCCTTGGTGTGGAGTGCCATTCTTTTATCCATCTGTATTTTACTACTCATTTCGGGACAATATTCCGCCCTCGATGGAGCTATAAAACTTATTATGGTCGTCCTTGCTGTTTCAACCGTCGTTGCGCTGGGTGCCGCCCTTTTCCAGGGAGGTCAATACGAGGTCACTAACTATTATCCCAGCATCTGGAATGTCGCCGGTGTCTCCTTCCTGATTGCCCTCATGGGCTGGATGCCCATCCCCATTGATGCCGCGGCCTGGCATTCGCTGTGGACACTCGAGCGCGAAAAACAAACCCAATATCGTCCCAAGCTGAAAGAGTCACTCCTTGACTTTAATATTGGATATATTGGAGCGGCTTTGCTGGCATTGGGATTCCTTCTACTGGGGGCTATAGTTATGTACGGCAGCGGAGCCGACTATGCAAGCAGTGGCAGCGTATTTGCTGGACAACTACTGAGTCTGTACACCGAAAGCTTGGGCGACTGGCTGTATCCGGTCATTATTATATGCGCGTTTACCACCATGTTTAGCACCACGCTTACCGTCACCGATGCTTATCCAAGAGTTTGTCGACGCATGATCGAAGTGTTGCTTCCAGAAAGCATAGAGCAAAAAGACAGCTTACCAATATACCGGGTTCTAATTGTGATTATCTCCCTGTTTTCTCTCGGTGTACTTTATTTCTTAGGAGATTCTTTTACCCTAATGGTTGATCTTGCCACAACCCTTTCTTTTCTGACCGCCCCGGTTCTTGCCTATCTAAACTATAAGCTGGTTACCGCCGATCACATGCCCGACGACTGTCGACCTCAACCATGGTTAAAATGGCTTAGTTGGAGTGGGATGGTGTTCTTAACAGGCTTTGCACTCGTTTACCTGTACTGGATCATCCTACTTTAA
- a CDS encoding DUF72 domain-containing protein has protein sequence MKFGSIDNPGDQNLSLPDDHPRTKNVLSTYGDKETPSVYVGCAKWNKKDLKNFYPDGVGDELEYYGKNFNSVELNATFYNTFDKDQITTWYNKVPTDFKFFPKVNRYISHLKWLNDIETATEDYYDSIIHFKEKLGTTFLQLRGNFKPKYFDRVARFIGRWPEGVPLAIEFRHPDWFADSEVANELYQLLEENDVANLITDTAGRRDLLHMRLTNNEAFVRYVGANHETDYSRLDEWVQRLTKWNEQGLDNIHFFVHQNKEKASPKLSAYFIQKLNASLGTDLEPPKLPGEQNDLF, from the coding sequence ATGAAATTTGGCAGTATTGATAATCCCGGTGACCAGAACCTATCTCTTCCCGATGATCATCCCCGAACAAAAAACGTACTTTCTACTTATGGGGATAAAGAAACCCCTTCGGTTTATGTAGGATGTGCCAAGTGGAATAAGAAAGATCTCAAGAATTTTTATCCGGATGGCGTAGGAGATGAACTCGAATACTATGGAAAAAACTTTAATTCAGTAGAGCTCAATGCCACCTTTTATAATACTTTTGATAAAGACCAGATAACAACCTGGTACAACAAAGTACCTACAGACTTCAAATTTTTTCCGAAGGTCAACCGGTATATTAGTCACTTAAAATGGCTTAATGATATTGAAACCGCTACTGAGGATTATTATGACAGTATTATTCATTTTAAAGAGAAACTGGGAACAACCTTTTTACAGCTGCGTGGCAATTTTAAGCCTAAATATTTTGACCGGGTTGCTCGGTTTATAGGACGTTGGCCCGAGGGCGTTCCGCTGGCCATAGAATTTCGTCACCCCGATTGGTTTGCTGATTCTGAAGTAGCCAATGAGCTTTATCAACTGTTGGAGGAAAACGACGTAGCTAATCTAATTACGGATACAGCCGGAAGGCGCGATCTGCTGCACATGCGTTTGACCAATAATGAAGCTTTTGTACGGTATGTTGGAGCTAATCACGAAACAGATTACAGTCGGCTTGATGAGTGGGTGCAACGTTTAACAAAGTGGAACGAGCAGGGACTGGATAATATCCACTTTTTTGTCCATCAAAATAAGGAAAAAGCGTCGCCCAAGCTGTCGGCCTATTTTATTCAAAAACTGAATGCGTCATTGGGAACAGATTTGGAACCGCCAAAGTTACCAGGTGAACAAAATGATCTTTTTTAA
- a CDS encoding nuclear transport factor 2 family protein yields the protein MSTKEQFLRDFNNAFANSDIDYISKFVADDIQWIIKGDDAIIGKSNFTTALKEMKADEPFELSIDNIIIHKNKGIVEGSMSSPDGKTYAFCDSYVFSDTDVPMINKMTSYVISLEKKPVKA from the coding sequence ATGAGTACCAAAGAGCAATTTTTGCGTGATTTTAATAACGCTTTTGCCAACAGCGATATAGATTATATTTCAAAATTTGTTGCAGATGATATTCAATGGATCATCAAAGGCGACGATGCCATCATAGGTAAAAGTAACTTTACCACTGCGCTCAAGGAGATGAAAGCTGATGAACCGTTCGAACTTTCTATTGATAATATCATCATACACAAAAATAAAGGCATAGTTGAAGGCTCAATGTCATCGCCAGATGGCAAAACATATGCCTTCTGTGATAGTTATGTTTTTAGTGATACCGATGTTCCCATGATCAATAAGATGACATCCTATGTAATTTCGTTAGAGAAAAAACCAGTAAAAGCGTAA
- a CDS encoding SRPBCC domain-containing protein produces the protein MKKTDTTNKLVITRHFDAPRALVWEAWTHPGKIKQWWGPKDFSCPHASIDLRKGGSYLNCMRSPEGKEFWSTGTYKKINAPSKLVCTDSFADSEGNLVPASYYGFEEDFPLTMEIVLQLDEINSKTRMTLKHIGIPAGDMTKETKRGWNQSFDKLNAYLNTSAK, from the coding sequence TTGAAAAAAACTGACACCACAAATAAGCTGGTTATCACCCGCCATTTTGATGCTCCCCGGGCATTGGTTTGGGAGGCATGGACCCATCCTGGAAAAATAAAACAATGGTGGGGGCCAAAAGATTTTAGCTGTCCCCATGCCAGCATCGATTTGCGAAAAGGAGGTAGCTACTTAAACTGTATGCGTTCGCCCGAGGGCAAAGAGTTCTGGTCTACGGGTACCTACAAAAAAATAAACGCCCCCTCTAAGTTAGTTTGTACCGACAGTTTTGCCGACTCCGAGGGTAATCTCGTCCCCGCTTCGTACTATGGATTTGAAGAAGACTTTCCCCTGACTATGGAGATCGTACTACAACTTGACGAAATAAACTCTAAAACTCGCATGACGCTGAAGCATATTGGTATCCCGGCAGGTGACATGACCAAAGAAACCAAAAGAGGATGGAATCAATCGTTCGATAAGTTAAATGCCTATCTTAACACTTCCGCTAAATAA
- a CDS encoding S41 family peptidase: MKNLRFICIAFLVIIIGGCELLTGSDSDDEIEEPSDEKQFVWNAMNYWYYWQGDVSALADNRDDNEGEFWRYLNGFSDAEALFESFRHPDDDFSFFIDDYEEYQNEQDGIYAALGLNYGFYYKDQQQTDLVGYVRYVIPGSPAEDAGLERLDLFTKVDGTTITVNNYLDLLTNDSAHDLTLAKIDTSGSNIQYVEDETVTVESQEVIEDPVFASEVIDTSGVKIGYLMYNSFQTNSHQALNDVFSDFKNQAINELVLDLRYNGGGAVITSQLLTSMISGLGSSTKFGEFEYNEKRSANNNREVFFLDEVPLENEDGDIKRDNEGNFENSESMNRLSLDKVYVLTSSGTASASETVINSLLPHIDVTYIGLKTVGKDEGSLTLYDAPSPYLNSDEANSDHKKAIQPIVLKIVNADGEAYPTGFAPEGYTSDGCPDDDSDNCVSEITLDNILNKPNLGNPEEPLFSRAIDIILGQQTKRRAGVKQIKMKEAPLPTGFDAFKLHRQGMFVEPYMMPTGEKR, translated from the coding sequence ATGAAAAATTTGCGATTTATTTGTATTGCATTTTTAGTGATCATTATTGGAGGCTGTGAACTTTTAACGGGTTCAGATTCGGATGATGAAATAGAAGAACCCTCTGATGAAAAGCAATTTGTATGGAATGCCATGAACTACTGGTATTATTGGCAGGGTGATGTTTCGGCGCTTGCCGATAATCGTGATGACAATGAGGGGGAATTTTGGAGATATCTTAATGGGTTTTCTGATGCAGAAGCGTTATTTGAATCGTTTCGACATCCCGATGATGACTTTTCCTTTTTTATTGATGATTATGAAGAATACCAAAATGAGCAAGATGGTATTTATGCGGCCTTGGGACTGAATTATGGATTCTATTATAAAGATCAGCAGCAAACGGATTTAGTGGGATATGTGCGTTATGTTATTCCAGGTTCTCCAGCAGAAGACGCCGGTCTTGAGCGGTTAGATTTATTTACAAAAGTAGATGGTACTACCATAACGGTAAATAATTACCTGGATCTTTTGACAAACGATTCGGCCCATGATTTAACGTTGGCAAAAATTGATACCTCGGGAAGTAATATTCAATATGTAGAAGATGAAACCGTTACCGTGGAATCTCAGGAAGTTATTGAAGACCCAGTATTTGCCAGTGAGGTTATAGATACCAGTGGGGTAAAGATTGGCTATTTGATGTACAACTCTTTTCAAACGAATTCACATCAAGCCCTCAACGACGTATTTTCAGATTTTAAAAACCAAGCCATAAATGAGCTTGTGTTAGATTTGCGCTACAATGGCGGTGGAGCTGTAATAACCAGCCAACTGTTAACAAGTATGATCTCCGGGCTCGGAAGTTCAACAAAATTTGGAGAGTTTGAATACAACGAAAAACGATCTGCAAATAATAATCGGGAGGTATTTTTTTTAGATGAAGTGCCCTTGGAAAATGAAGACGGCGATATTAAGCGAGATAATGAAGGAAACTTTGAAAATTCTGAATCTATGAACCGCTTATCGTTAGATAAAGTGTATGTGTTGACCAGTTCGGGGACGGCTTCTGCCAGTGAGACGGTGATCAATAGCCTGCTTCCCCATATAGACGTAACATACATCGGTTTGAAAACGGTAGGTAAAGATGAAGGGTCCCTAACGTTGTATGATGCTCCGTCTCCTTATCTAAATAGCGATGAAGCCAATTCGGATCACAAAAAGGCTATTCAACCAATTGTACTAAAAATAGTTAATGCTGATGGGGAAGCCTATCCAACAGGATTTGCGCCGGAGGGATATACGTCTGATGGCTGTCCCGATGATGATTCTGATAACTGCGTTAGTGAGATAACGCTGGATAATATTTTAAATAAGCCAAACTTAGGTAATCCTGAGGAACCTCTTTTTTCTCGGGCTATTGATATAATACTTGGTCAACAAACGAAACGGCGCGCAGGTGTTAAACAGATCAAGATGAAAGAAGCCCCACTACCTACTGGTTTTGATGCCTTTAAGTTGCATAGACAAGGCATGTTTGTAGAGCCTTATATGATGCCAACAGGTGAAAAGCGGTAA